The window CTGTGAGGCATACCTGGTCGAGTTCCTTTAACATGAAGCAAGCAGGGAAGTTAACCTGTGCAACTTTCTCAGCCATGTGAAGGGCTGCAAGAGCTTTTGCTTTTGCGTAAGGGTTTGAAAAGCCTGCGTGTTCAACACATTTCTCAGGTTTTGCGAAAATGTGTGGGAGTTCAAGCTCCTTTCCTGACCTTCCGGAAGCAACCTGCTCGGTTACCCTGTCGAGTTCCTCCTGGATAAGTCTTACAACACCACAGATGGAAAGCACTTTCATAGCATCGGAATTGAAGGATGCCATCTCAACGGGGTCGAGGAATTCCCTCTTTGCTCCGATAAGGGGGTCTACCGGGAGGATGATGTATCCGAATCCGTCCTGTTCAAAAGCCTCACGAGCATCCTTTTTTGTAGGGCCGTCGGAAACTACAATACAGGGCACATCCTTCCAGAGTTCACGAGCTGCGGTCGGGCCTGGGGCTGCTGAGTTCGGACTGATAATTACCACGAAATCAGCATTCCACTGCTTGAAGCTTTCAGTGTCAGCGGCTTCTGCAGGGCCCATTTTGGCACCAGTACCGAACGCTCTTACGGTAATTCCCTCTCGCGCTGCAATTTCATCCTGAATCAGATTGATAACCTGGCTCATTCCCAGGTTGCCCATTTTTATAAAACCTATGTTGACCATTTTTCTCAAAATCCTTTGTTAACCTTTTTCTTCAATAGTGGAATTCCTAAAGGGTTTATAATCCTTTTGGCAATCGTCGTTTCTTATCCCTCTTATTTTATATATATCTGTCCTATTTATAATCATTATTCGGTACCATTTGTTGTTCCTCCGAAAAGCTTAAAGGGGATGTGATTTATTTCACTCAAAAACGTTGACATCAATGCTGTTGTTTTGTGGTTTTGTTTTCGCGAAACCCGCATTATAATTTGAAGGACTTTATTCGTTGGTGGGCTTTTAATGTCAGGGCACATATATTCTATTAAGCTGCGGGGGTACCCTGAAAACGGTACTTTGTGTGGCATGCCCTTTTTCGGGAATTGTCCCGCTATATATATAGCTATTCAGGTCCAGGTTTTGATTGAGTGAACTGTCCCATACATAATTCTACTGAAAACAAACTCATTGTTTTTGATATGGATAGTACCCTTATAGACGCTGAGACCATCGATGAGCTCGCCAGGGCCGCAGGTGTTGTAAGCAAAGTAGAGGAGATTACGAAGAGAGCGATGTATGGAGACCTCGATTT is drawn from Methanosarcina lacustris Z-7289 and contains these coding sequences:
- a CDS encoding F420-dependent methylenetetrahydromethanopterin dehydrogenase: MVNIGFIKMGNLGMSQVINLIQDEIAAREGITVRAFGTGAKMGPAEAADTESFKQWNADFVVIISPNSAAPGPTAARELWKDVPCIVVSDGPTKKDAREAFEQDGFGYIILPVDPLIGAKREFLDPVEMASFNSDAMKVLSICGVVRLIQEELDRVTEQVASGRSGKELELPHIFAKPEKCVEHAGFSNPYAKAKALAALHMAEKVAQVNFPACFMLKELDQVCLTAAAGHEIMGAAAILATQAREIEKSNDTVFRQPHAKSGVLLKKVKLYEKPQ